A stretch of DNA from Maridesulfovibrio sp.:
AAGGTCTGTTAATTTGCAGTACAGCCCTGCTCTACAATCGGTTTTGCGGTTCCAGTTCTTCTGGGCAGGGTGATGACGAATGATGTACCCTCGCCCGGTTCCGATTCAACCCGAATTTTTCCGCCGTGCTGCTCAATGGTCTGGTTGGAGATGAAAAGACCTATGCCGGTCCCCCTTTTCCCCTTTGACGAAAAGAACAGGGTAAAGATTTTGTCTCTGGTTTCCCGGTCCATGCCCGAACCGTTGTCTCTTATAGTTATTTCAATGTTCCCTGCAACTTCTACTGCCGACATACTGATAGAATATTGTTTACCCGGAATCGGGATATCGCAGGCATCCACGGCATTTTCCAGAAAATTTACGAGTGCCGCGGACATGGAGCTGCTGTCGATCATGATTGTGCCCAGATTGTCCGGGACGGAAACAGTGTATTCTATTCCGGCGGCAGCAGCCTTGGCGTTGACAAGAGCGGCCGTGTCGGAGAGAAATTGCGCCGCCGGTATTTCCTCGACCTCAATCTCACGTGATTTAGCGTAATAGAGTATGTCGAGGACCATCTTTTTGATCCTGCCCACAATGTTCTTGAGTGCTTTGGAGGCTTCTTCCACCCGTTGCGTATCGTTTTTGCGCAGCCCTGATTCCAGGCGGTACATACCTCCGTCCAGTGCGGTGAGCATGCCTTTGACCCCGTGCGACATGGAACCGAGCATGAAACCAAGCGAGGTCAGGTGGTCCTGAAGTCGGCGTATTTCGGTGATATCAGTCGACATTTCCATTACCTGCGTAATTTCGCCGTAGGCATTTCGCAAAGGCGCGGACCAGACCAGCATGTTTTTGCGTTCTCCGCTGCCGGTGCTGACCACGGTTTCCATCTGGTGCGATTCGCCGTCCTTGAAAGTGCGCTGCACCGGGCATTCTTCGCATGGAGCCTCGCGGTGTTTGTAGGCGCTGTGGCAGGCAAGGCCCAGAGGTTCGCCGAAATCTTCCTTGAAGCGGCGGTTCACTTCGGAAATGGTATAATCTCTGTTCTGGACCGAAATGTAGCAGGGGGCTTCATCGAAAAGGCGTTGAAATTTGTATTGTGTTTCAAGGAGTTCATCGCGCAGCCTTTGCAGTTCGGTCATGTCCACGGAGATATCGAGAACCAGTTCTATTTCGCCGTTCTTGTTCGGAATGGGAGCCGTGTAGACCGTGACCGGTATTTCCTCACCGTTTTCCGTAATGAAGGTTTCCTTGCTGCGCTGCCCCTTGCCGGTCTGAAAGGTGAGCTGTACGGGGCAGGCGTTTCCGGGGGAATTGCGGTCGGAGTATATATCGAAACTGTTTTTGCCGACAACGTCGCCGAGGCGTTCCTTGAGCAGTTTGTTGGTGGCGACGATCTCAAGGTAGCGGTTGTGGATCGAGACAAGACAGGGCAGTTCGTTGAACAGGCTGCTTCCGGTTTCTATTTCATCGGCTGCGTTGGAAAGGGCTTCACTCAACCCTTCAACAACCTGACAGGCTGCGTTCTGGCGTTCCAGCTCTACTATGCGTCTGGTCTTTTCTTCCACCAGCCGTTCCAGATTTTCGGTGTATTCGCGCACCTGCTGTTTGAGCTGGATCTTTTCCATTACCCGCTCAAGGGAAATTTCGAGAACTTCATCGTTGACCGGTTTGGTTATGAAATCGGCTGCTTCGAATTTCAGGGATTCAATGGCAAGGTCCATGTCACCGTGCCCGGTGAGCATGATCACTTCCACATGCGGGTAGTCTGATTTAACAGCCTTGAGCAGGTCGATGCCGTCCATGCGCGGCATTTTGATGTCGGTGAGGATTATGTCGGGCTGGAAGGTTTTAAGCAGTTTGAGGGCCGCTTCTCCGTTCTCGGCGGTTTTGACAGTGTAGCCGAAATCCATAAGCGTCAGTCCGAGGAATCGCCTGAGTCCTTCCTCATCGTCAACCAGCATCAATTTCCTGTCACTCATCCTGCACCCCCGGGAAATATGATACGATTTCCGGCCTTAAGTGCCGGAAAAAGGGAAAGGCCACCGACGACCGAATTTAATCAGTCGTCGGTCTCGCCCAGGGCCTTTCGCACAATTTCGATTACTTCCGTGGGATCAAAAGGCTTTTTGATTGTTGCCACAGCCCTCTTGATCGCCATGTGAATACCCGGCAGTCCGCTGATAACGATAACCGGAATATTCGAAAATTCATCTTCAAGAGTCAGTCGGCGGTAAAATCTGGGGCCCCACTCATGAGGCATTTCCAGGTCAAGGGTTATCAGGTCCGGTTTTTCCGCCATGGCCACATCGAAGGCCGAGACCCCGTCGGACGCACGGCATGTCAGGTAACCGTGGTCCTCAAACACACTTACGAGGTAATCAACGATGTACGGATCGTCATCCACAACCATTATTTTTTTTGGCATTTAGTCACCTTTGTAATGATTTTAAGGGTTTATACGCCCTCTGTGGATAGAAGCCTACACCGTACCTCAACATATATTCAAGCTAAAAAAGCCGGGCCGAACGAAGGTTGCCCTCCGCCCGGCCCCGATATGGAATTGCTTTAGCCTATGGTTTCCTTGACTATCCTTATCAGCTCTTCGGCATCGAAGGGCTTGGTAAGGGTGGCTATTGCCTTTGGAATTGCATACTTGTTGGCATTGAGTCCGCTGATCACAATGACCGGTATTCTTTTCAGATCATCGTTCTGGGTCAGTTTGCGATAAAAGCGCGGTCCCCATTCACCGGGCATTTCAAGGTCGAGTGTGATGAGATCGGGGGTTTCCTTTTCTGCGATCTCCACTGCAACCGCTCCGTCTTCAGCCATGACGGTTTCGTATCCGTTGTCGGCAAACAGTTCGCCGAGGTAGGAACGGATATCCTGATCGTCGTCTACAATCATAATCTTCTTGGACATAATAACTCCTCCTGTGAATCTTCATCCTTTACATTCCGGGCAGCGGGTCATCACCGCTGCCGTCGGTGCGGATTTGTTCAGATTCAGTTATCAACCTATACCTTATCAGGCTTGCTGACGCTGACCACCGGACAGTTTGCCCGTAAAATGACCTGTTCGACAGTCGAGCCGATACGTGCTCTTTCCGGATCAAGCTCGTTTGTGTGATGGGCGAGGC
This window harbors:
- a CDS encoding response regulator codes for the protein MSDRKLMLVDDEEGLRRFLGLTLMDFGYTVKTAENGEAALKLLKTFQPDIILTDIKMPRMDGIDLLKAVKSDYPHVEVIMLTGHGDMDLAIESLKFEAADFITKPVNDEVLEISLERVMEKIQLKQQVREYTENLERLVEEKTRRIVELERQNAACQVVEGLSEALSNAADEIETGSSLFNELPCLVSIHNRYLEIVATNKLLKERLGDVVGKNSFDIYSDRNSPGNACPVQLTFQTGKGQRSKETFITENGEEIPVTVYTAPIPNKNGEIELVLDISVDMTELQRLRDELLETQYKFQRLFDEAPCYISVQNRDYTISEVNRRFKEDFGEPLGLACHSAYKHREAPCEECPVQRTFKDGESHQMETVVSTGSGERKNMLVWSAPLRNAYGEITQVMEMSTDITEIRRLQDHLTSLGFMLGSMSHGVKGMLTALDGGMYRLESGLRKNDTQRVEEASKALKNIVGRIKKMVLDILYYAKSREIEVEEIPAAQFLSDTAALVNAKAAAAGIEYTVSVPDNLGTIMIDSSSMSAALVNFLENAVDACDIPIPGKQYSISMSAVEVAGNIEITIRDNGSGMDRETRDKIFTLFFSSKGKRGTGIGLFISNQTIEQHGGKIRVESEPGEGTSFVITLPRRTGTAKPIVEQGCTAN
- the divK gene encoding DVU0259 family response regulator domain-containing protein, with protein sequence MSKKIMIVDDDQDIRSYLGELFADNGYETVMAEDGAVAVEIAEKETPDLITLDLEMPGEWGPRFYRKLTQNDDLKRIPVIVISGLNANKYAIPKAIATLTKPFDAEELIRIVKETIG
- the divK gene encoding DVU0259 family response regulator domain-containing protein codes for the protein MPKKIMVVDDDPYIVDYLVSVFEDHGYLTCRASDGVSAFDVAMAEKPDLITLDLEMPHEWGPRFYRRLTLEDEFSNIPVIVISGLPGIHMAIKRAVATIKKPFDPTEVIEIVRKALGETDD